From the Scylla paramamosain isolate STU-SP2022 chromosome 13, ASM3559412v1, whole genome shotgun sequence genome, the window TAAGATGGCctctccacaacatctccagcttagaattttttatccagaaagaatgtattgaatgaactttgtgacacatcaaaagatattgtttagatcatgcaggcattctctttgtcattgatcaagtgagggaagccttgcagagtgacagagagaagcaacccactcaccgccaaaaatgaaggtgataacacttagacatcttgctgctatgaaaagctactgggaaaatgcagttgtgcagtagtgatggcattgtgggtcatagagagagccacaggaggcttgggattactcGAGTGCCAAatcttatttgtttacattgaggttcttcaatgatcacatttaacttatttcaaagattgaattagtgtcttaccctctgtgtctctcctccaaatatataaaaatgatggaaatatttatagaaactatagatcagtaataaatggcagcttatGCTACaccttgtagtatttgaaatcaagtaactttgtttgaaaaTCAAATTATGGTATAGCAACTGAAGCAATTGCGAGTTAATATTTTTGTTAAAAAACCGAGTTGTTTGGAAAGGGAGATGTTTGGTAACAGGTTCCACTGTACAAGTTTCTCCAAGCAAGCATAATAGAAACTGACTTGTTGTCAATCAAAGCATCATGAAAGAACTCTAGTGTTGCCATATTGATTTCTCTTGTGTGGCAGACTAATAGGCATGAAGGTTTGCAACATGACTCATCATGATCGTATTTCCACTATTTCTACACCAAAGCCTGACAGCATACACTGGTTTATCTCTACTCTttcataatgagactgttcCCTACTCTGCATCTTCTCCAACATTAGACAATAGCAGATGCAGGGTAGAGTGCTTTGTGATACCTGCACAATATTAAATGGGATAGTATGCTTGTTAGAACAATTGCCCCCTCCATCTTGATCTAGTCCAAAGTATGCATGGTACACTTAATGCACAAACAAGAGTTAAGGTGATATGATTCAATACTTTACAGCTGGGCAAAGCAGAGACTGACCTTGATGAACTGTCCTGCAAGGTTGACTATGAGTACCAGGCTCTGAGCAATGCCCAGCAGTCTGATTCACAGGTTTGTACCTAGTGTGATACCAGTTTGTATTTCTTGAGTAGCACTACTTCGGTCCTTAAATTATTCAACATATAAACAACATTGAATTTTTTGTCATGGCTTTACGTGACTGATTTTTATATCATTGGTTAGTGGTGTAAATGTTAAGGTATTGTTATTGAAGTAAATGCAGCAGTTTAATTTTGCATAAAGATACAACCATGATAGGTAGATGTTCGTTGATAGGTAGTAAGTAATGTCTGATAAAGCAGGTagtattaaaagtttttttatCACTATATATGTCAAGGACATACAGAACTGCAAATGGGTCTTGATTTATGAATGAGTTGTGTTCCTCCAACAGTCTTCTGTAAATTGAAATGAAATGtacaattctttgttttccagaTTGAGtaatttttcagttttcatggtAAATTTTTGTGATTTCTGTTTGTCATATTTTGATTGTAACTTCAGAGCTTTATATGTGGTGGTGGAACTTCCTTATTTTTGCCATTAATGCTGTGGGCTATACAGTTTTAGAAGCTTGATTAGTTGCCTTTGAAAGGACTGGTCAGGTATGCacaatttttttattgatttcatGATTGATTTCATGCTGCCCCCTaaagctcgtgtgtgtgtgtgtgtgtgtgtgtgtgtgtgtgtgtgtgtgtgtgtgtgtggaggatgtGTGCTTCTATCAGTGAGTGATGGAGACAGAACCGGAGCCTAAAGGCAGGTGTGTTTCCAGGCACCCAGTCACGTGTTGGGCAGCGTGCAGGGGCTGAGGAAGGAGCTTGCTGAGCTGGCCTCAGAAGTGGAGGGAATCCAGAAGCAGCAGCTAGAGGCCATGTCCATGGTGGAGTCGCAGCTCAAGACATTGTGTGGTCAGTTTGATGAACTCAGTGGTGTAGTGGGGCAGctggagcagcaacagcaacagcagcagcagcagcagcagcagcagcagcagcagcagcagcagcagccacagcaaGGTGAAGAAGCATCTTGAGTTAAGGGGTCATGGGGGATGAGAAGAACTTCCGGTCGCAGTTCTACAAGAAGGTAGGGCTGCGGGAAGTAGAGGAAAAGCGGGCTCTGGAGGCTCTGCTGAAAGAACAGCCCCTAGATTTAGAGCGTCTGACCAACTTTTGTTGGCGCTCATCTGTGCCAGCTGCTCACCGCCACCTGGTGTGGAAGTTGCTGCTGCAAGTGGTCCCACGCCATGCTGAGTCCCATGACTACGtgcggcagcagcagcgtctGGCCTATGAAGAACTATGGCGTGCCATCTCTGCTCTTGGGCTGACCGGCTACACAGATATCACTCCTGTAGGTAATGCAACTGATGGCCTCTTTGAgtaccacaaccacaactatTATCACCATCCCAGGCGTGGCTGGTCAGGGCCAGAAGCTCCACGTCCTGAGGACCAACTGTTCATGTGGCTGGTAAGCCGTGGGCAGCTGCTGCATCCTCCAAGGGAACTGCTGCGGCAGCCTGAGAGCCAACAATTTTTGGCCATTGTTCGCAAGACAGCTGG encodes:
- the LOC135106452 gene encoding TBC1 domain family member 7-like, translated to MGDEKNFRSQFYKKVGLREVEEKRALEALLKEQPLDLERLTNFCWRSSVPAAHRHLVWKLLLQVVPRHAESHDYVRQQQRLAYEELWRAISALGLTGYTDITPVGNATDGLFEYHNHNYYHHPRRGWSGPEAPRPEDQLFMWLVSRGQLLHPPRELLRQPESQQFLAIVRKTAGLMDCPVDVFWVSSSVWALLRDNRAAVAAAVTEAAGTVRREHPALHYHLVRSGIFSSGLLTDLCLSLFYDIFPESAMEKVLDKVVAGAFGILGCLTAALLLHLQQPLITAATAMGVKSVLSNMRKEEAEMVVAAAMEQWLKAGVDRK